The genome window GGCGATATCGGCAAGGCCGCCGGTCGCGCGGTATCCGCGTCGCTCGCGCAGCTGTTCACCGTCAACGCCTTCGTCTTTTTCGCCGCCACAACCCTGGTCGCGTTTGGGGCGTCCGCCCTGACGGCCTGGCAGGGCCAGCCGCTCACGTTCCAGTACGCCTCCTGGCCCCTGCTCTGGGTTATCGGCGCTGTCGGCGGCATGCTTTCGCTGCGCATACGGCGCAACTATATCCTTTTTACCGCCGGCGGCACGGCCATAGGGTTGTTCCTGCTGCTGCCGCTTTGACCGGCGCCGCAAAATGACCTGATGCCGCGGTTCCGGAAGGAGCCGCGGCATCAGGTCATTTTCCAGGGCGTTCCGACGCCGTGTTCAGACGTTGAACAGGAAGTGGACCACGTCGCCGTCCTTCACGGTATATTCCTTGCCTTCGGTGCGCAAAACCCCGGCGGAACGCGCCGCGGCCTCGGAGCCGAGCGTGACGTAGTCGTCATAGGCAATGACTTCCGCCCGGATAAAACCGCGCTCAAAATCCGTATGGATAACGCCGGCCGCCTGCGGGGCTTTGTCCCCCTTGTTAATCGTCCAGGCCTTGACCTCTTTCTCCCCGGCGGTGAAATAGCTGATAAGCCCCAACGTGGCGTAGCCGGAACGGATAACCGTCGCCAGGCCGCTTTCGGCAATGCCGTAGGAGGAGAGCATTTCGGAAAGGTCTTCCCCCTCCAGCCCGAGAAGTTCTTCTTCGATCTTGGCGCAAATGGTCACAAACCCGGCGCCGCGCCGGGCGGCGAGCGCTTGCAGCGCTTCGGAGTGCGGATTTTTTCCGCCTCGGGACAAGGTCGCCTCGTCAATATTGGCGCAATAGAGAATTTTTTTGGCGGTAATGAGCCCCATTTCCCGGAAGTGCTGCCGGAAAAGGTCCGTATCCGGCGCGTCAAACCGCGCCGCCGGGTTGCCCTCGTTCATGAAGGCGAGCAACGACGAAACTTCCGCGTGCAGCGCCTGCACGGCCTTGTCGCCCTTGGCCATCCGCCCGATGCGCTCCAACCGTTTTTCAACGGACTGGATATCCGCGAGCAGCAGCTCGGTCTCCACGATCTCCACGTCGCGCAAGGGGTCGGTGCCGCCTTCAACGTGGGTGACGTTTTCATCCTCAAAGCACCGCACCACATGCACGATGGCGGCGCATTCCCGGATATTGGCCAGAAACTGGTTGCCCAGCCCCTCTCCCTTGCTCGCGCCGCGCACAAGCCCCGCGATATCGATAAAATCGACCGTCGCGTGCACCACCTTCTGGGGTTTGACCAGGGCTGCAAGCTTGGCCAGGCGGTAATCGGGCACTGGGACAGTGGCTTTGTTCGGCTCAATGGTGCAGAAAGGATAGTTGGCCGCTTCCGCATTCTGGGCGGAGGTCAGCGCATTGAAAAGCGTTGATTTGCCCACGTTGGGCAACCCCACGATACCGATGCTCAAGCTCATGACAATACTCCCGGGAAAAGACATCAATGC of uncultured delta proteobacterium contains these proteins:
- the ychF gene encoding putative GTP-binding protein (Evidence 3 : Function proposed based on presence of conserved amino acid motif, structural feature or limited homology; PubMedId : 12837776, 1833189, 7828865, 9298646; Product type pf : putative factor), with protein sequence MSLSIGIVGLPNVGKSTLFNALTSAQNAEAANYPFCTIEPNKATVPVPDYRLAKLAALVKPQKVVHATVDFIDIAGLVRGASKGEGLGNQFLANIRECAAIVHVVRCFEDENVTHVEGGTDPLRDVEIVETELLLADIQSVEKRLERIGRMAKGDKAVQALHAEVSSLLAFMNEGNPAARFDAPDTDLFRQHFREMGLITAKKILYCANIDEATLSRGGKNPHSEALQALAARRGAGFVTICAKIEEELLGLEGEDLSEMLSSYGIAESGLATVIRSGYATLGLISYFTAGEKEVKAWTINKGDKAPQAAGVIHTDFERGFIRAEVIAYDDYVTLGSEAAARSAGVLRTEGKEYTVKDGDVVHFLFNV